The following is a genomic window from uncultured Propionivibrio sp..
CATGGCCATGCTGAACGCGAATGTGGTTTCGGCTTCTGAAGCTGCGGCCTTGATCAACAATGGAGCAACGGTAGCGACCGTTGGAATGACTTTGGTAGGTGCCGCCGAAAGCATACTTAAGGCGGTGGAACAACGTTTTCTGACCGATGGTTCGCCGTGTGGCCTGACGCTAGTTCATGCCTCCGGACAAAGCGACCGAGTGCGCGGCAACCAGCACTTCGCGCACGAAGGAATGACGAAACGGATTATCGGCGGCCATTGGGGGTTGGCACCGAAGTGGATGGAGTTGATAACCAGCGACAAGGTGGAGGCATACAACTTGCCCCAAGGACAACTCGCACAGTTGTATCGTTCGATGGCCTGTGGTCTTCCTGGAAAAATGAGCAAGGTGGGCCTCGGGACCTACATTGATCCGCGGATGGAAGGCGGCAAAATGAACGCACGCACCCGAGAGTGCCGCGATCTTGTAGAAGTGATGACCTACGCCGGCGAGGAATTTCTCTTCTACAAGGCGATTCCGTTGGACGTCGTCATCGTCCGCGGCACGACGGCAGACGAGATGGGAAATATCACCTGCGAAGAAGAAGCAATGAAACTTGAGGTGATCGGTGCAGTGCTTGCTGCTAAACGATTTGGTGGAAAAGTATTAGTGCAAGTTAAGCGCTTGGCGCGTGCCGGCACGCTGCATCCGAAAGATGTCGTTGTGCCTGGCTATTTCGTAGATGCGATAGTCGTCTGTGATGATCCTGAAAACGACCATCGGCAGTCGAGCAGCTTTTTCTTTGACCCTTCACTTTGCGGCGATCTGGTGATTCCAG
Proteins encoded in this region:
- a CDS encoding CoA-transferase, which encodes MAMLNANVVSASEAAALINNGATVATVGMTLVGAAESILKAVEQRFLTDGSPCGLTLVHASGQSDRVRGNQHFAHEGMTKRIIGGHWGLAPKWMELITSDKVEAYNLPQGQLAQLYRSMACGLPGKMSKVGLGTYIDPRMEGGKMNARTRECRDLVEVMTYAGEEFLFYKAIPLDVVIVRGTTADEMGNITCEEEAMKLEVIGAVLAAKRFGGKVLVQVKRLARAGTLHPKDVVVPGYFVDAIVVCDDPENDHRQSSSFFFDPSLCGDLVIPETTVKALPLTVRKVIGRRAIMELLPGAAINLGTGIPNDVIGAIAAEEGLSNDILLTVESGLYGGIPEGGVDFGIAHNTLALLEHPVQMDFYNGMGVPFTFMGAGEMDASGNVNATKFGDRCTGCGGFIDITQNAGHVIFCSTFTARGLEVDFSDGRLTIIKEGSERKLVEKVAQVSFNGEIARSKGQKVHFVTERAVFELRSEGPVLTEVANGVDLERDVLSQMDFRPIIAADLKTIDPSIYLEGAFGLREKLFAK